In a genomic window of Chrysemys picta bellii isolate R12L10 chromosome 1, ASM1138683v2, whole genome shotgun sequence:
- the TM7SF3 gene encoding transmembrane 7 superfamily member 3: MWLPRFFPSALLVLGLVCRREALVSSSAGLLELSLDKFRNVLLNKTIPVEAVIRNIASNVTVIIFQVHSHQKNVTISFDKNSSANSSGTGVDKGLVSILRPQQSVCTWYLQSPDASQVLSTAVSFAYSERDPIPGGCNLEFNLEVDPNIYLEYNLIDTRIKFAPANLGYARGANPPSCDSGTGQNSRWRLRYDIYQYFLPENDLSETALLNHLRKMSDVQSVRPNGIRLVSLTTDEKTNVHFSSLPGQGVIYNVIVWDPLWNTSAAYVPVHTYACSLTALVDNCFSLRRLSTKIFFTTFAVLGLFICFFGHRFWKTDLFYMGFIVMGFIFFVLFARITSLSYDVCLILTAVAGLIGGLLLVAYWWRFGFVLLCMLIVGLVLGFFFSSVIFFTPLGDYKVFRDDAVFWVTFSCMALMVPIVFVGCPRILNILACGIIGSYSVILAIACYLYTSLAYITLDLLRRVLNDDFSQAYTNVPFQTNDIIILAVWGMLAVGGIMVQLRRERREIPFPPHPYRIWKRERERRITNILDPSHHIPPLRERIHNKLSQIKELFRKEQPAGERTPLLL; the protein is encoded by the exons GTCTTCTTGAACTCTCTTTGGACAAGTTCAGAAATGTGCTACTTAACAAGACCATCCCAGTGGAAGCTGTAATAAGGAATATTGCAAGCAACGTGACTGTCATTATTTTTCAAGTACATTCCCACCAAAAAAATGTAACAATCTCTTTTGATAAG AATTCCTCTGCAAATAGCTCAGGAACTGGAGTGGACAAAGGGTTAGTTTCCATCCTTCGGCCTCAGCAGAGCGTGTGTACATGGTATCTGCAGTCTCCGGATGCCAGCCAAGTGTTGAGCACAGCCGTTTCTTTTGCTTATTCTGAGAGAG atcCTATCCCTGGAGGCTGCAATCTGGAATTTAACTTGGAAGTTGATCCCAATATTTATTTAGAGTATAACTTAATTGACACACGCATCAAGTTTGCCCCTGCAAACTTGGGATATGCCAG AGGTGCCAATCCTCCCTCGTGTGATTCAGGGACAGGCCAGAACTCTAGATGGCGACTGCGCTATGACATCTATCAGTATTTCTTACCAGAGAATGATCTCTCGGAAACTGCACTCCTGAACCACCTGCGAAAGATGTCTGACGTGCAAAGTGTCCGACCTAATGGCATTAGA ctgGTTTCCTTAACAACTGACGAAAAGACCAATGTCCACTTCTCCTCACTCCCTGGACAAGGAGTGATCTATAATGTCATTGTGTGGGATCCACTTTGGAATACCTCTGCTGCATATGTACCTGTTCATACCTATGCCTGTAGCCTCACTGCCCTCGTGGATAATTGTTTCTCTCTCA GAAGACTCTCCACCAAAATATTCTTCACCACTTTTGCTGTTCTTGGTCTCTTTATTTGCTTCTTTGGTCACAGGTTCTGGAAAACAG atttgttCTACATGGGCTTCATCGTCATGGGATTCATTTTCTTTGTATTATTTGCTAGAATAACCTCCCTTAGCTATGATG TTTGTCTGATTCTGACAGCAGTAGCTGGACTCATTGGAGGGCTTCTCTTGGTTGCTTATTGGTGGAGATTTGGCTTTGTCCTTCTCTGTATGTTGATTGTTGGACTTGTGCTGGGATTCTTCTTCTCATCCGTGATCTTCTTCACTCCACTAG GAGACTACAAGGTTTTTCGTGACGATGCTGTGTTTTGGGTGACCTTTTCCTGCATGGCATTGATGGTGCCAATAGTCTTTGTTGGCTGTCCAAGAATT CTGAACATATTGGCCTGTGGCATAATAGGCTCTTATTCAGTCATCTTAGCTATTGCTTGTTACCTGTACACAAGCCTCGCTTACATCACATTGGACCTACTCAGGAGGGTTCTGAATGACGATTTCAGCCAAGCTTACACCAATGTGCCCTTCCAAACAAATG ATATAATCATCTTGGCAGTATGGGGGATGCTGGCAGTCGGTGGAATAATGGTGCAGCTTCGCCGAGAGAGACGTGAGATACCCTTCCCACCACACCCTTATCGTATCTGGAAGCGAGAAAGGGAGCGCAGGATTACTAACATCCTGGATCCTAGCCACCACATCCCTCCTCTGAGAGAGAGGATCCATAACAAACTGTCGCAGATCAAGGAGCTCTTCCGAAAAGAGCAGCCAGCTGGGGAAAGAACTCCATTGCTTCTGTAA